A single genomic interval of Stieleria maiorica harbors:
- a CDS encoding CBS domain-containing protein codes for MISESTGRLLVADVMKGKVKTVSSETPTGKVLEIMEENQVHALPVVDHDKCVGIVTATDLVRLIRETNAALRSGYPHYEDCLWAVDLAHRKLDQQPVHEIMSVSVETVSPQTPLCDAAKRLSTCSRHHLVVEENGKLVGFLSSWDVAGAFC; via the coding sequence ATGATTTCTGAATCCACGGGCCGGTTACTCGTTGCCGACGTGATGAAGGGCAAGGTCAAGACGGTCTCGTCCGAAACGCCGACCGGCAAGGTCTTGGAGATCATGGAGGAAAATCAAGTGCACGCGTTACCGGTCGTCGACCATGACAAGTGTGTGGGGATCGTCACGGCGACCGACTTGGTGAGGTTGATTCGCGAGACCAACGCGGCACTCCGCAGCGGTTACCCGCACTACGAAGACTGCTTGTGGGCGGTGGACTTGGCGCATCGGAAATTAGATCAACAACCGGTCCACGAGATCATGAGTGTCTCGGTCGAGACGGTCTCGCCACAGACACCGCTGTGTGACGCCGCCAAGCGATTATCGACCTGTTCCCGCCATCACCTAGTTGTCGAAGAAAACGGCAAGCTGGTCGGTTTCCTTTCATCCTGGGACGTGGCCGGCGCGTTTTGTTAG
- a CDS encoding hemerythrin domain-containing protein, translated as MNSKGTSELCHLFADWRTEDRKLAACVDEIRDWMSEVNQLGVPHFGETASRLQPLRDCLTEHFEREDTMLAKLAELYPAASPEVNAFKRQTSADHRLLLSRLDELHDRLKEVDPPFASWTDAMDEVDVFFEEMEQHERSEADRVGMLMPGTSDPGDGLVGGS; from the coding sequence ATGAACAGCAAAGGGACCTCCGAACTTTGTCATCTGTTCGCTGACTGGCGAACCGAAGACCGGAAACTGGCCGCATGTGTCGACGAGATCCGTGACTGGATGTCGGAGGTCAATCAGTTGGGGGTCCCGCATTTCGGCGAAACCGCATCCCGATTACAGCCGCTGCGTGACTGTTTGACGGAGCACTTCGAGCGTGAGGACACGATGTTGGCCAAGTTGGCCGAGCTCTATCCCGCCGCATCGCCGGAGGTCAATGCGTTCAAGCGGCAAACGAGTGCGGATCATCGTCTGTTGCTCTCTCGTTTGGACGAACTGCATGACCGGCTGAAGGAGGTGGATCCTCCGTTTGCCAGTTGGACCGACGCGATGGACGAAGTGGACGTGTTCTTCGAGGAAATGGAGCAGCATGAACGCAGCGAAGCGGATCGCGTTGGCATGTTGATGCCGGGGACGAGCGATCCGGGAGACGGTTTGGTCGGCGGATCATGA
- a CDS encoding AsmA-like C-terminal region-containing protein, with the protein MIRPANLLIPLLIAALAASPATGQQNPPAPAQPVPAQPTYRYWTTHWSLKDIAVGDLANKLRAIGLGLPIKVDGLATVEFDVSVPLNALRTGKAYRIEGALTIRDLVADQIRFDLFQAEVTYADGRLDLDALRCIEQLDESGQVAPGGGRLTGTASAELLPRGKFNAEVNTANLRIGPIGKLLSRFGFVDARGVVQGAVTATVSVDGQVDQLSQPEHLTIRGDLAATDLRRTPAIGFNLAAKQFRWEQRELHLPELRIESRDRPDFFINADANVRFADSTAFNANLSANDAPLDQLLGLILADAESIVQGKLDAKGSVNGEIGPQTTVKTLDANLTVASPSVALGGVQLGLLEHDIRLTENHVSIAARRPAGSANNSAPQSAPPPELIVQSLDADFETTDQIARFSNLNGQLFGGTVTGEGQFARDAALTHQLDVRWQNINPEFTLPFGALAQNAKLSVQTSGDVRWSAPADKLMQPNVHRGELSIQVQALKIGQETVGQADVQAKVAPESLELSVGGTLLGGTFLIESDAALETTTRWDQIPATLRFNEFRFDRLSLRRLIGLTTTNRSRYDGRLGLVVTPTTAMSITSETAETNAALAIRLDGVTADGVLVARTLRIDADLVGLTPVIQSVRGTYAGGQLDAEGRWTLGEGEKLLTARLNRADGRRILLPIHPQADQWVGGLVIGRATLTGRGDGLVDSLRISGSVRVEKGTTFGMPVGDATSPMDVTVDFTPLTWRARFPAIRSTLAGGRVTGNLAFRSAGANVDGVHLDSNWRVNHVDFESLLDTYVGTSTIGRGDLTGDFRLRGRNIKDARDLEGQFRVRLGGTDATAVPGLSSAGSLLGATSLVGVRFEQGEAVGRIRKGDLLLESVAMTSDRVQVTASGKVGLLNRRLDIDTVISTGNFQGQNVLLQRLGTETLTEIVPIGAVNRILSDRTIVIQMVGPARDPVIRLMTGETLRANASRFARQQALGLIIADSLLID; encoded by the coding sequence ATGATCCGTCCCGCAAACCTGTTGATCCCGCTGCTGATCGCCGCACTCGCCGCGTCCCCCGCGACGGGGCAACAGAATCCACCGGCCCCTGCTCAGCCGGTCCCTGCTCAGCCCACGTATCGCTACTGGACCACCCACTGGTCGCTCAAAGACATCGCCGTGGGGGACTTGGCCAACAAACTGCGCGCGATCGGCCTGGGGCTGCCCATCAAAGTCGACGGGCTGGCGACGGTGGAATTCGACGTCAGCGTTCCGCTGAACGCACTTCGCACCGGCAAGGCCTATCGGATCGAAGGGGCGCTGACGATCCGTGATCTGGTCGCCGACCAAATCCGGTTCGATTTATTTCAAGCCGAAGTGACCTATGCCGATGGCCGATTGGACCTGGACGCCCTGCGCTGCATCGAGCAACTTGATGAGTCCGGCCAGGTCGCTCCCGGCGGCGGTCGGCTGACCGGAACCGCTTCGGCCGAACTGTTGCCTCGCGGCAAGTTCAACGCCGAGGTCAATACCGCCAACCTACGTATCGGACCGATCGGAAAGCTGCTCTCGCGTTTCGGTTTCGTCGATGCCCGGGGTGTCGTCCAAGGCGCGGTCACCGCCACGGTCTCCGTCGATGGGCAAGTCGACCAGCTCAGCCAGCCGGAACATCTGACGATTCGAGGCGATTTAGCGGCGACCGACCTGCGCCGCACTCCCGCGATCGGATTCAACTTGGCCGCCAAACAGTTCCGCTGGGAACAGCGTGAACTGCACCTGCCCGAGCTGCGGATCGAATCGCGTGACCGTCCCGACTTCTTCATCAACGCCGACGCCAATGTCCGATTCGCCGACTCCACTGCGTTCAATGCCAACCTGTCGGCCAACGACGCTCCATTGGACCAGCTGCTGGGACTGATCCTGGCCGACGCGGAATCCATCGTGCAGGGCAAACTGGATGCGAAAGGCAGCGTCAACGGCGAAATCGGACCGCAGACGACCGTCAAAACGCTGGACGCCAACCTGACCGTCGCGTCTCCCTCGGTCGCACTCGGTGGCGTGCAACTGGGCTTGTTGGAACACGACATCCGTCTGACGGAGAATCACGTTTCCATTGCCGCTCGCAGACCGGCCGGTTCGGCGAACAACAGCGCACCGCAATCGGCTCCGCCGCCCGAGTTGATCGTTCAGTCGTTGGATGCCGATTTCGAAACGACGGATCAAATTGCACGGTTCAGCAATCTGAATGGACAGCTCTTCGGCGGTACGGTGACCGGCGAAGGGCAATTCGCTCGGGACGCTGCCCTGACGCATCAATTGGATGTGCGTTGGCAGAACATCAATCCGGAATTCACGCTGCCGTTCGGCGCGCTAGCCCAGAACGCCAAACTGTCGGTACAGACCTCCGGCGACGTCCGGTGGAGTGCTCCGGCGGACAAACTGATGCAACCCAATGTTCATCGGGGAGAACTTTCGATCCAGGTGCAGGCGTTGAAGATCGGCCAGGAAACGGTCGGTCAAGCCGACGTCCAGGCCAAGGTGGCGCCCGAGTCGCTGGAACTGTCGGTAGGCGGAACGCTGCTGGGCGGCACCTTCTTGATTGAATCCGACGCGGCACTTGAAACGACAACCCGTTGGGACCAGATTCCGGCGACGTTGCGTTTCAACGAGTTTCGTTTCGACCGACTTTCGCTGCGACGCCTGATCGGTCTGACGACCACCAACCGGTCCCGCTATGACGGACGTTTGGGGCTGGTCGTGACGCCGACCACCGCAATGTCGATCACGTCCGAGACCGCCGAGACGAATGCGGCCCTGGCGATTCGGTTGGACGGGGTAACCGCTGACGGAGTGTTGGTCGCCCGGACGCTACGAATTGACGCCGATTTGGTCGGCCTAACGCCGGTCATTCAGTCCGTCCGCGGCACTTATGCCGGCGGCCAACTGGATGCAGAAGGCCGTTGGACGCTCGGGGAAGGCGAAAAACTATTGACCGCCAGGCTGAACCGCGCCGATGGCCGCAGGATCTTGTTGCCGATTCACCCGCAAGCCGACCAGTGGGTCGGAGGTCTGGTCATCGGACGCGCGACGTTGACCGGTCGCGGGGACGGGCTGGTCGATTCCCTCCGCATCTCCGGTTCGGTTCGGGTCGAAAAAGGGACAACATTCGGCATGCCCGTCGGCGACGCCACCAGTCCGATGGACGTCACCGTCGACTTCACTCCGCTGACCTGGAGGGCACGTTTTCCCGCCATTCGTTCCACATTGGCCGGCGGCCGGGTGACAGGGAATCTGGCGTTTCGGTCGGCCGGAGCAAACGTGGACGGAGTCCACTTGGACAGTAATTGGCGCGTCAACCATGTCGATTTCGAGTCCTTGCTGGATACCTACGTGGGCACCAGCACGATCGGTCGCGGTGACCTGACGGGCGACTTCCGACTGAGAGGGCGAAACATCAAAGACGCGCGCGACTTGGAGGGCCAATTTCGCGTGCGCCTCGGCGGAACCGACGCGACCGCCGTCCCTGGACTTTCCTCAGCCGGCTCGCTGCTCGGCGCGACCTCGCTGGTCGGTGTCCGATTCGAACAGGGCGAAGCGGTCGGCCGCATCCGCAAAGGCGACTTGCTGTTGGAATCGGTCGCGATGACATCCGATCGCGTCCAGGTCACGGCCAGCGGCAAGGTCGGCCTGCTTAATCGCCGACTGGACATCGACACCGTGATCTCGACCGGAAACTTCCAAGGCCAAAACGTGCTGCTTCAACGACTCGGCACCGAAACACTGACCGAGATCGTTCCGATCGGTGCGGTCAATCGAATTCTGAGCGATCGTACCATCGTGATTCAGATGGTCGGTCCGGCTCGTGATCCGGTGATCCGGCTGATGACCGGCGAAACGCTGCGAGCCAACGCCAGTCGCTTTGCACGCCAACAAGCACTCGGATTGATCATCGCCGACTCGCTGCTGATCGATTAG
- a CDS encoding polysaccharide biosynthesis/export family protein — MTTTRNLIPLFLQMALLPLLAGCSALGFSTYPVAHVMTDDTKAVLEQTPRNLDVARELSKEVQVAHYLQPGDELLIETIDADVDFRLPADQRVLADGTIDLARFGRVVVASKTLEQAEAAIQRLIYEVTDRPTHVNVRLIDPIHRYYVIGEVNSPGAYSLTGHETVLDAIMEAGGLTPRASACDLLLARPTEPGSCRVTLPVCYRAITQLGDTTTNYHLKPGDRIFVSRQSLCEELTGPLLGGRTCDRCCKRQVACCDPRVAPTDLPNFAAPMVDSIAPMDPPGSLVPDASIPDQEYVPSAPRDQDAVEPLRRPAEPPKETSPSLDGELDFGSLQG; from the coding sequence ATGACTACCACGCGAAACTTGATCCCGTTGTTCTTGCAAATGGCCCTACTGCCGCTGCTGGCGGGATGCAGTGCGCTCGGGTTTTCAACCTATCCGGTCGCCCACGTGATGACCGACGATACCAAGGCGGTGCTGGAACAAACGCCGCGCAACTTGGACGTCGCCCGTGAATTGTCCAAAGAGGTCCAGGTGGCCCACTACCTGCAACCCGGCGACGAGTTGCTGATCGAAACGATCGACGCGGATGTCGATTTTCGTCTGCCCGCCGATCAACGCGTCCTCGCCGACGGAACGATCGATCTGGCACGCTTCGGTCGCGTCGTCGTTGCCAGCAAGACCTTGGAACAAGCCGAAGCGGCCATCCAACGCCTGATCTATGAAGTCACCGACCGGCCGACACACGTCAACGTCCGATTGATCGATCCCATTCACCGCTACTACGTGATCGGAGAAGTCAATTCGCCGGGGGCCTATTCGTTGACCGGCCATGAAACCGTGCTGGACGCGATCATGGAAGCCGGTGGATTGACGCCGCGGGCCTCGGCGTGCGATCTGTTGCTCGCCCGACCGACCGAACCGGGATCCTGTCGGGTCACGCTGCCGGTCTGCTACCGGGCGATCACCCAACTGGGCGATACAACGACCAATTATCACTTGAAACCGGGCGACCGGATCTTTGTGTCTCGTCAATCGCTCTGTGAAGAACTCACCGGGCCGCTGCTTGGCGGACGAACCTGTGACCGCTGTTGCAAGCGACAAGTCGCCTGCTGTGACCCCCGCGTCGCCCCCACCGATCTGCCCAATTTCGCCGCACCGATGGTCGATTCGATCGCGCCGATGGATCCGCCCGGGTCGCTTGTTCCCGACGCAAGTATCCCGGATCAGGAATACGTCCCATCGGCACCGCGAGATCAAGACGCGGTGGAACCGTTGCGGCGGCCCGCCGAACCGCCGAAAGAGACATCACCCAGCCTGGATGGTGAACTCGACTTCGGATCGTTGCAGGGTTAG
- a CDS encoding ATP-dependent zinc protease family protein, protein MTDKTNLPIIGWREWIALPELGIKFIKAKIDTGARSSSLHAFDIEVFEQDGGQWARFKVNPVQRNETWEIESTAPVIDMRAIRSSSGETQVRPVVKTAVRLMGQQFDIELTLADRNQMGFRMLLGREAFRRRFLIDPGKSYRGGIPKKRKRHP, encoded by the coding sequence ATGACCGACAAAACCAACCTGCCGATCATTGGTTGGCGCGAATGGATCGCCCTGCCCGAATTGGGCATCAAATTCATCAAGGCCAAGATCGATACCGGCGCCCGATCTTCCTCATTGCATGCGTTCGACATCGAGGTGTTTGAACAAGACGGTGGGCAATGGGCGCGATTCAAAGTCAATCCGGTCCAGCGGAACGAGACGTGGGAGATCGAATCGACCGCTCCGGTGATCGACATGCGGGCGATCCGCAGTTCCAGCGGCGAGACGCAGGTCCGCCCGGTGGTGAAGACGGCGGTGAGACTGATGGGCCAACAATTCGACATCGAACTGACGTTGGCCGACCGCAACCAAATGGGTTTCCGAATGCTGCTCGGACGGGAAGCGTTTCGCCGACGCTTTTTGATCGATCCCGGCAAGTCCTATCGTGGGGGAATCCCCAAAAAGCGGAAACGTCACCCCTAG
- a CDS encoding RimK family alpha-L-glutamate ligase: MKLGILSCSPRAYSTRRLREAAVQRGHKVKVLDTLKFAIDLERGAPDLYFRRKHLSDYDAILPRIGASITYYGTAVVRQFEQMNVFSANTSSGIANSRDKLRSLQILSRHQIGIPRTTFVRDKRDVLPAIERVGGAPVIIKLLEGTQGIGVLLAETIQSAETIVELLQSQNQNVLIQKFVSESKGRDIRAFVVGDQVIAAMRRVAQGHEFRSNVHRGGVTEAIELDDEYRNTALRATQIMGLRVAGVDMLEGRDGPQIMEINSSPGLEGIERCTQLDIAGAIVDHIASHVDFPEIDLRQRLTVSRGYGVTEISIPEGADMVGSTIASSGLTDNHVNVLTLYRDASVIPNPRGDRELQAGDRLLCFGKLETLRHLVPKKTRRRRRPAVKELPELPVANQVHEDHEDPIPGPLREAI, translated from the coding sequence ATGAAACTCGGAATCCTTTCATGCAGCCCCCGGGCCTACAGCACGCGTCGATTGCGCGAGGCGGCCGTCCAACGTGGGCACAAGGTCAAGGTGCTCGACACGTTAAAATTCGCGATCGATTTGGAACGGGGTGCGCCGGATCTGTATTTTCGCCGCAAACATCTCAGCGACTACGACGCGATCCTGCCCCGGATCGGCGCATCGATCACGTACTACGGCACCGCGGTCGTCCGGCAGTTCGAGCAGATGAACGTGTTTTCGGCCAACACGTCATCCGGGATCGCCAATTCACGTGACAAGCTGCGCAGCCTGCAGATTCTCAGCCGCCACCAAATCGGGATCCCCCGCACGACGTTTGTACGTGACAAACGGGACGTGTTACCGGCCATCGAGCGAGTCGGCGGGGCGCCGGTGATCATCAAACTGCTCGAAGGGACCCAGGGGATCGGCGTGCTGTTGGCCGAGACGATTCAGTCGGCCGAGACGATTGTTGAACTGTTGCAAAGTCAAAACCAAAACGTCCTGATTCAAAAATTCGTCTCCGAAAGCAAGGGCCGCGACATCCGCGCCTTCGTCGTCGGCGATCAAGTGATTGCGGCGATGCGGCGTGTCGCTCAGGGTCACGAGTTCCGCAGCAACGTGCATCGCGGCGGCGTCACCGAAGCGATCGAACTGGATGACGAATATCGCAACACGGCGCTGCGGGCCACCCAAATCATGGGGTTGCGCGTGGCAGGCGTGGACATGTTGGAAGGCCGTGACGGCCCCCAGATCATGGAAATCAACTCCTCGCCGGGCCTGGAGGGCATTGAACGCTGCACCCAGTTGGATATCGCCGGGGCGATCGTCGACCACATCGCTTCCCACGTCGACTTTCCCGAAATCGATCTGCGACAACGATTGACGGTCAGCCGCGGTTATGGCGTGACGGAAATCAGCATCCCCGAAGGAGCCGACATGGTCGGTTCGACGATTGCCAGCAGCGGGCTGACAGACAATCATGTCAACGTGCTGACGCTCTACCGTGATGCCTCGGTGATCCCCAACCCACGCGGCGATCGTGAACTTCAAGCCGGCGACCGATTGCTGTGTTTCGGTAAACTGGAAACCCTCCGCCATCTGGTCCCCAAAAAGACGCGCCGGCGACGACGACCGGCCGTCAAAGAATTGCCGGAATTGCCGGTGGCCAATCAGGTGCACGAAGATCACGAGGATCCGATCCCCGGCCCGCTGCGAGAAGCGATCTGA